A single window of Neisseria chenwenguii DNA harbors:
- the dapB gene encoding 4-hydroxy-tetrahydrodipicolinate reductase: MGALKIAVAGANGRMGRVLVQAIDQHPDTVLSGALEHSGSDALGLDAGFALGLKTGVAISDDMDAVLAQSDVLIDFTRPEPTLNHLQKCVEQSVNIIIGTTGFDDAGKAAIKAAGEKVGVVFAANFSVGVNLTFHILDTVARVLNEGYDIEIIEGHHRHKVDAPSGTALRMGEVIADALGRDLKECAVYGREGHTGARDPKTIGFATVRAGDIVGDHTALFATDGERVEITHKASSRMTFAAGAVRAAVWAAGKKGLFDMQDVLGLRN, from the coding sequence ATGGGCGCATTGAAAATTGCCGTCGCCGGCGCAAACGGCCGCATGGGGCGCGTTTTGGTTCAGGCTATCGATCAACATCCCGACACCGTATTAAGCGGTGCGCTCGAGCATTCGGGTTCGGACGCGCTGGGCTTGGATGCGGGCTTCGCGTTGGGCTTGAAAACAGGCGTCGCCATCAGCGACGATATGGATGCGGTTTTGGCGCAAAGCGACGTATTGATTGACTTTACCCGTCCCGAGCCGACCCTGAACCACCTGCAAAAATGCGTGGAACAAAGCGTCAACATCATCATCGGCACCACCGGTTTCGACGACGCGGGCAAAGCCGCGATTAAAGCCGCAGGCGAAAAAGTCGGCGTGGTCTTCGCCGCCAATTTCAGCGTCGGCGTGAACCTAACGTTCCACATCCTCGACACCGTTGCCCGCGTATTGAACGAAGGTTACGACATCGAAATCATCGAAGGCCACCACCGCCACAAAGTCGATGCCCCCAGCGGCACCGCGCTGCGCATGGGCGAAGTGATTGCCGACGCGCTCGGCCGCGATTTGAAAGAATGCGCCGTTTACGGCCGCGAAGGCCACACCGGCGCGCGCGACCCGAAAACCATCGGTTTTGCCACCGTGCGGGCGGGCGACATCGTCGGCGACCACACCGCGCTGTTCGCCACCGACGGCGAGCGCGTGGAAATCACCCACAAAGCCTCCAGCCGCATGACTTTCGCCGCCGGCGCCGTCCGCGCCGCCGTGTGGGCTGCGGGCAAAAAAGGTTTATTCGATATGCAGGACGTTTTGGGACTGCGCAACTGA
- a CDS encoding alpha/beta hydrolase, whose amino-acid sequence MRHEADYLEMREHFLYVPYFNHTRRVRVLLPKDYRSTDAHYPAVYMHDGQNVFYSRESYSGHSWKIIPTLKHYRDLPGLIIVGIDNAGAQRLDEYGPWQTDTGSHEFKSVGGLGAEYGRWVVETVKPFIDSHYRTRPDRADTLLAGSSMGGIITAYMGAAYPEVFGRLGIFSLASWFSEPGFQAFVHHHALNPESRVFIQVGTNEGDDVDSKFISDMPQAYIDCTLRYYQALLRTGHPLDNICLKIMAREIHHERYWAEHFAEFLHFSLLEA is encoded by the coding sequence ATGCGCCACGAAGCCGATTATCTGGAAATGCGGGAGCATTTTCTTTACGTTCCCTATTTCAACCATACGCGCCGCGTGCGCGTTCTGCTGCCCAAAGACTACCGCAGCACCGATGCGCACTACCCCGCCGTTTATATGCACGACGGGCAGAATGTGTTTTACAGCCGCGAATCCTACTCCGGCCATTCTTGGAAAATCATCCCCACCCTCAAACACTACCGCGACCTGCCCGGCCTGATTATCGTCGGCATCGACAACGCCGGCGCGCAGCGGCTTGACGAATACGGCCCGTGGCAGACCGATACCGGTTCGCACGAGTTCAAATCCGTCGGCGGGCTGGGCGCGGAATACGGGCGATGGGTCGTCGAAACGGTCAAACCCTTTATCGACAGCCATTACCGCACCCGCCCCGACCGCGCCGACACCCTGCTCGCGGGCAGCTCGATGGGCGGCATCATCACCGCTTACATGGGCGCGGCCTATCCCGAAGTGTTCGGCCGGCTCGGCATATTCTCGCTGGCCTCGTGGTTCAGCGAACCCGGCTTCCAAGCCTTCGTCCACCACCACGCGCTCAACCCCGAAAGCCGCGTGTTTATCCAAGTCGGCACCAACGAGGGCGACGACGTCGATTCCAAATTCATTTCCGACATGCCGCAGGCCTACATCGACTGCACCCTGCGCTACTATCAGGCGCTCCTGCGCACCGGCCACCCGCTCGACAACATCTGCCTGAAAATCATGGCGCGGGAAATCCATCACGAACGCTACTGGGCGGAACATTTCGCCGAATTTCTGCATTTTTCGCTGCTTGAGGCGTAA
- a CDS encoding LPS-assembly protein LptD, with product MARLFSPKPLVFALSVAFSTAAAAQTPGGFVPDPADYVPIEAPPQNAVKNSDGQSAEELSLGNTCLFCTEEKRAASPAAKQFAPEVRRSGEDAVPADYTRLTADSVEGQNKVGVKARGDVVVERNQDVLNSEWAIYDQQANTVTAGDKFILFRDGSFAGGDKITYNLTDRTGTTENVRMATEREGRRLQSVSEKAEMKGSGLYNLINTKFNTCEPGDASWYIKAKSIEADENTGIGVAKHASLVFGGVPVLYTPWADFPINGNRKSGLLMPNIASGSDGLELDLPYYMNLAPNYDATITPGIISGRGVRLSGQFRYLQPKYNGQVEGTWMPHDKKSEENNRYHAKFKHNQQFTDKLSGGIDFNQVSDDAYYRDFYGRNDIADNVNLNRQAWLNYGNKVWGGRFDGALTAQKYQTLASENGYKDEPYAILPRLSGRWQKNIGNAQVNVFGQFTRFDHDAKQSGSRTILYPSVKWDFHNQWGYIRPKIGVHAAHYNLDSFNGQNSRTAGVTLPIFNVDTGMTFERNTGLFGRDYIQTLEPRLFYNYIPTKSQNDLPNFDTSENSFTYAQLFRENLFSGNDRINAANSLSTALQSRILNPTTGKELFRAGIGQKFYFTNDSVALDGTVGSEKRSSSDWVAFASGNITDSVYTDFDIHYNQNQNRAESYSAGIRYNPEPGKVLSARYKYNRNTQIYLQDNGQYRYDKLNQIDLAAQWPLTKNLYGIARYNYEIEARKPLEILAGVEYKSGCGCWSASVVGQHYVTGENSSKNAVFFNLQFKNLSNFGKNPYEQLRLGIPGYSKTNEVVKP from the coding sequence TTGGCTCGTTTATTTTCTCCCAAACCTTTGGTCTTCGCGCTGAGCGTTGCCTTCAGTACGGCGGCGGCTGCCCAGACTCCGGGCGGGTTTGTACCCGATCCTGCCGATTATGTGCCGATTGAAGCGCCGCCGCAGAATGCGGTAAAAAATTCAGACGGCCAAAGCGCGGAAGAATTGTCGCTGGGCAATACCTGCCTGTTTTGTACGGAAGAAAAACGCGCCGCCAGCCCCGCCGCCAAGCAGTTTGCGCCCGAAGTGCGCCGCAGCGGCGAAGACGCCGTTCCCGCCGACTATACCCGCCTGACCGCCGACAGCGTGGAAGGGCAGAACAAAGTCGGCGTCAAAGCGCGCGGCGATGTGGTGGTCGAGCGCAATCAGGATGTGCTCAATTCCGAATGGGCAATCTACGACCAGCAGGCCAATACCGTGACCGCGGGCGATAAGTTCATCCTATTCCGCGACGGCTCGTTTGCCGGCGGCGACAAAATCACCTACAACCTCACCGACCGCACGGGCACAACCGAAAACGTGCGCATGGCAACCGAGCGCGAAGGCCGCCGTTTGCAGAGCGTGAGCGAAAAGGCCGAGATGAAGGGCAGCGGCCTCTACAACCTCATCAATACCAAATTCAATACTTGCGAACCGGGCGATGCGAGCTGGTATATCAAAGCCAAAAGCATCGAGGCCGACGAAAATACCGGTATCGGCGTGGCCAAACACGCTTCGCTGGTGTTCGGCGGCGTCCCTGTTTTATACACGCCGTGGGCGGATTTCCCGATTAACGGCAACCGCAAAAGCGGCCTTTTGATGCCCAACATCGCCAGCGGTTCAGACGGCCTCGAATTAGACCTGCCGTATTATATGAACCTCGCGCCGAATTACGATGCCACGATTACGCCGGGTATCATCAGCGGACGCGGCGTACGCCTCAGCGGCCAGTTCCGCTACCTCCAGCCGAAATACAACGGCCAGGTCGAAGGCACTTGGATGCCGCACGACAAAAAAAGCGAAGAAAACAACCGCTATCACGCCAAATTCAAACACAACCAGCAGTTTACCGACAAACTCAGCGGCGGCATCGACTTCAACCAAGTTTCCGACGATGCCTACTACCGCGATTTCTACGGCCGTAACGACATCGCCGACAACGTCAACCTTAACCGCCAAGCCTGGCTGAACTACGGTAATAAGGTTTGGGGCGGCCGTTTCGACGGCGCACTCACGGCGCAGAAATACCAAACCCTCGCCAGCGAAAACGGCTACAAAGACGAGCCGTACGCCATTCTGCCGCGCTTAAGCGGCCGTTGGCAGAAAAACATCGGCAACGCCCAAGTCAACGTGTTCGGCCAGTTTACCCGCTTCGACCACGATGCCAAACAAAGCGGCAGCCGCACCATACTCTACCCCAGCGTAAAATGGGATTTCCACAACCAATGGGGTTACATCCGCCCGAAAATCGGCGTTCATGCCGCCCATTACAACCTCGACAGCTTCAACGGCCAAAACAGCCGCACCGCAGGCGTGACCCTGCCGATATTTAACGTCGATACCGGCATGACTTTCGAGCGCAACACCGGCCTGTTCGGGCGCGACTACATCCAAACCCTCGAGCCGCGCCTGTTTTACAACTACATCCCGACCAAGTCGCAAAACGACCTGCCCAACTTCGACACTTCCGAAAACAGCTTTACCTACGCCCAGCTTTTCCGCGAAAACCTGTTTTCCGGCAACGACCGCATCAATGCCGCCAACAGCCTTTCCACCGCGCTTCAGAGCCGCATCCTGAATCCGACCACCGGTAAAGAGCTGTTCCGCGCCGGCATCGGCCAGAAATTCTATTTCACCAATGACAGCGTCGCCCTCGACGGTACCGTCGGCAGCGAAAAACGCAGCAGTTCCGACTGGGTGGCATTCGCAAGCGGCAACATAACCGACAGCGTTTACACCGATTTCGACATCCACTACAACCAAAACCAAAACCGCGCCGAAAGCTACTCCGCCGGCATCCGCTACAATCCCGAGCCCGGCAAAGTCTTGAGCGCGCGCTACAAATACAACCGCAACACCCAAATCTACCTGCAGGACAACGGCCAATACCGCTACGACAAGCTCAACCAAATCGATCTTGCCGCCCAATGGCCGCTGACCAAAAACCTGTACGGCATCGCCCGTTACAACTACGAAATCGAAGCCCGCAAACCGCTCGAAATCCTTGCCGGCGTCGAATACAAAAGCGGCTGCGGCTGCTGGAGCGCCAGCGTCGTCGGCCAGCACTACGTTACCGGCGAAAACAGCAGTAAAAATGCGGTATTCTTCAATCTCCAGTTTAAAAACCTGAGCAATTTCGGTAAAAATCCGTATGAACAGCTCCGCCTGGGTATTCCGGGTTACAGCAAAACCAACGAGGTAGTCAAACCATGA
- a CDS encoding ATP-grasp domain-containing protein, which translates to MSNPLNFVMISPHFPTNFETFAVRLRENGFNTLGIADAPYESLSGTLRNSLTEYYRVDNMYDYDQVYRAVAYFAHKYGRIGRIESHNEHWLELDAKLRTDFNVFGYKNDDMRAIKTKAQMKEVFRNAGLKVAQGRVFHSDDDARALAADLGCPVIVKPNSGVGASDTYKIKSPEELEAFFGYRTPGVEYIMEEFIEGDIVTFDGLTDRDGNIVFYAGLEYSEAVLDTVSADNDMFYYVPREISDDLVTLGEQCVAAFNVRERFFHFEFFRTKSGELLPLEINCRPPGGLTVDMWNYANDFDVFREYANVVKDNAFRTYITRPWNVVYIARKANKHYVNPIQAVCERYGANIISVQHVPGVFAKVMGEEGILARTETLEQMREIVQFAQAKY; encoded by the coding sequence ATGTCAAATCCCTTGAATTTTGTCATGATTTCCCCCCATTTCCCGACCAATTTTGAAACTTTTGCCGTGCGTTTGCGCGAAAACGGGTTCAATACGTTGGGCATTGCCGATGCGCCTTACGAATCGCTGAGCGGCACGCTGCGCAACTCGCTGACCGAATATTACCGCGTGGACAATATGTACGACTACGATCAGGTTTACCGTGCCGTTGCCTATTTTGCGCACAAATACGGCCGTATCGGCCGCATCGAATCGCACAACGAACACTGGCTCGAACTGGACGCCAAACTGCGCACCGATTTCAACGTCTTCGGCTACAAAAACGACGATATGCGCGCCATCAAAACCAAAGCGCAGATGAAGGAAGTGTTCCGAAACGCCGGCCTGAAAGTCGCGCAGGGACGCGTGTTCCACAGCGACGACGATGCGCGCGCGCTGGCCGCGGATTTGGGCTGCCCCGTGATTGTCAAACCCAATTCCGGCGTGGGCGCGAGCGATACCTACAAAATCAAATCGCCCGAAGAGCTGGAAGCCTTTTTCGGCTACCGCACGCCCGGCGTCGAATACATCATGGAAGAATTTATCGAGGGCGACATCGTCACCTTCGACGGCCTGACCGACCGCGACGGCAACATCGTGTTTTACGCGGGTTTGGAATATTCCGAAGCCGTTTTGGACACCGTATCGGCGGACAACGACATGTTTTATTATGTGCCGCGCGAAATTTCAGACGACCTTGTTACGCTTGGCGAACAATGCGTCGCCGCGTTTAACGTGCGCGAGCGGTTTTTCCACTTCGAATTCTTCCGCACCAAATCGGGCGAGCTTCTGCCGCTGGAAATCAACTGCCGCCCGCCCGGCGGCCTGACCGTCGATATGTGGAACTACGCCAACGATTTCGACGTGTTCCGCGAATACGCCAACGTGGTGAAAGACAATGCGTTCCGCACCTACATCACCCGCCCGTGGAACGTCGTCTATATCGCGCGCAAGGCCAACAAACATTATGTCAACCCGATTCAGGCCGTCTGCGAACGCTACGGCGCCAACATCATCAGCGTGCAACACGTCCCCGGTGTGTTTGCCAAAGTGATGGGCGAAGAAGGCATCCTCGCCCGCACCGAAACGCTGGAACAGATGCGCGAAATCGTGCAGTTTGCACAGGCGAAGTATTGA
- a CDS encoding outer membrane protein assembly factor BamE: MNKTLCFALAALLGLAACSAERVSLFPSYKLKVVQGNELDPRAVVSLQPGMSRDQVQLLLGTPLLRDAFHADRWDYTFNTGRNGVIKEQRNLTLYFQNNQLVKAEGDAIAKAIEMLKAAQAQQPQVQPAQPGAAYVPIQK; this comes from the coding sequence GTGAATAAAACCCTATGTTTCGCCCTTGCCGCCCTGTTGGGGCTGGCTGCGTGCAGTGCCGAGCGCGTTTCTCTTTTTCCTTCGTATAAACTGAAAGTGGTGCAGGGCAATGAATTGGATCCGCGCGCCGTCGTATCTTTGCAGCCGGGCATGAGCCGCGATCAAGTGCAGCTTCTGCTGGGTACGCCGCTGTTGCGCGATGCGTTTCACGCCGACCGTTGGGACTACACATTTAATACAGGCCGCAACGGCGTGATTAAAGAGCAGCGCAACCTGACGCTGTATTTCCAAAACAACCAACTGGTCAAAGCCGAGGGCGATGCGATTGCCAAAGCCATCGAAATGTTGAAAGCCGCACAGGCGCAGCAGCCGCAGGTTCAGCCGGCGCAACCCGGCGCAGCTTACGTTCCAATCCAAAAATAA
- a CDS encoding esterase family protein: MSARGRLKRRIHHKRAPSPAGEGKASGRLKSLFKPQAAEVSQIRMPERFQTALKHLRPSETPSPPNRFKQGTPMHIEHRSHWSGELGREMYFNVYGHAGKPVVVFPSSGGNQNEYAAFGMIEACKSFIERGLLRFYTPDSIDKESWLAKGKSGHDMAQAHNAYDRYIINELVPLIRHEAQWGGAMMATGCSMGAFHTINFALRHPDLFDTAIALSGVYDARFFSGEFHGDQAVYYNSPIDYLWNQNDNWFLDHYRRNHYIVAVGQGAWEERHIADTARLQDAFRAKGIEAWFDFWGHDVNHDWEWWRVMMPHFLSKLEEQGMI, from the coding sequence TTGAGTGCCCGAGGCCGTCTGAAACGCCGAATCCATCACAAACGCGCTCCCTCTCCCGCGGGAGAGGGCAAAGCGTCAGGCCGTCTGAAAAGTTTGTTCAAACCGCAGGCGGCAGAAGTTTCACAAATCCGAATGCCGGAAAGGTTTCAGACGGCCTTAAAACACTTGAGGCCGTCTGAAACCCCATCCCCGCCCAACCGTTTCAAACAAGGAACCCCCATGCACATCGAACACCGCAGCCATTGGAGCGGCGAACTCGGCCGCGAAATGTATTTCAACGTTTACGGCCACGCCGGCAAGCCCGTGGTTGTTTTCCCATCGTCCGGCGGCAACCAAAACGAATACGCCGCCTTCGGTATGATCGAAGCCTGCAAATCCTTTATCGAACGCGGCCTGCTGCGTTTTTACACCCCCGATTCCATTGACAAAGAATCCTGGCTCGCCAAGGGCAAAAGCGGGCACGATATGGCGCAGGCGCACAACGCCTACGACCGCTACATCATCAACGAACTCGTTCCCCTCATCCGCCACGAAGCGCAATGGGGCGGCGCAATGATGGCGACGGGTTGCAGCATGGGCGCGTTTCACACCATTAATTTCGCTCTGCGCCATCCCGACCTGTTCGACACCGCCATCGCCTTGAGCGGCGTGTACGACGCGCGTTTTTTCAGCGGCGAATTCCACGGCGACCAAGCCGTGTATTACAACTCGCCGATTGATTACCTTTGGAACCAAAACGACAATTGGTTTCTCGACCATTACCGCCGCAACCACTACATCGTCGCCGTCGGGCAGGGCGCGTGGGAAGAGCGGCACATCGCCGACACCGCCCGATTGCAAGACGCGTTCCGCGCCAAAGGCATCGAGGCATGGTTTGATTTCTGGGGACACGATGTCAATCACGACTGGGAATGGTGGCGCGTGATGATGCCGCACTTTTTGAGTAAGCTGGAAGAACAGGGGATGATTTGA
- a CDS encoding peptidylprolyl isomerase: MNFKPLIPAALLALSFNLQAAEVKLSDGIAAVAGNDVITLRELSRAVAQARKSAPKGTSEAELRRQVLGQLVNQSLIIQAGKRRNIQASEAEIDAAVAANPALKNAGKAARREVADGIIMAKVRQQAILQNSQVSDGEIDSFIARAKQQGVQLPAGEPIRQYSAQHILLKADNDNAAKAAESSIRKILKQARGGTDFAALARRYSQDGSAANGGDLGWFSDGMMVPQFEDAVHKLKPGQISAPVRTQFGWHIIKLNNVRDAGMPEERQRNAVRQYIAQQKAQQATGNLLRELHSGSYVNIR, encoded by the coding sequence ATGAATTTCAAACCCCTGATTCCCGCCGCCTTACTGGCCTTGTCGTTTAACCTCCAAGCCGCCGAGGTCAAACTTTCAGACGGCATCGCCGCCGTCGCCGGCAATGACGTCATCACCCTGCGCGAACTCTCCCGCGCCGTCGCCCAAGCCCGCAAAAGCGCCCCCAAAGGCACAAGCGAAGCCGAACTGCGCCGACAGGTACTCGGACAGCTCGTTAACCAATCCCTGATTATCCAAGCCGGCAAACGCCGCAACATCCAAGCCAGCGAAGCTGAAATCGACGCTGCCGTTGCTGCCAATCCCGCGCTGAAAAACGCCGGCAAAGCCGCCCGCCGCGAAGTTGCCGACGGCATCATCATGGCCAAAGTCCGCCAGCAGGCCATTTTGCAGAACAGCCAAGTCAGCGACGGCGAGATCGACAGTTTCATCGCCCGCGCCAAACAGCAGGGCGTCCAACTCCCCGCCGGCGAGCCGATCCGCCAATACAGCGCCCAACACATCCTGCTCAAAGCCGATAACGACAACGCTGCCAAAGCCGCCGAAAGCAGCATCCGCAAAATTCTCAAACAAGCCCGCGGCGGTACCGACTTCGCCGCTTTGGCACGCCGGTATTCGCAGGACGGCAGCGCAGCCAACGGCGGTGATTTGGGCTGGTTTTCAGACGGCATGATGGTTCCCCAATTTGAAGACGCCGTCCACAAACTCAAACCCGGCCAAATCAGCGCCCCCGTGCGCACCCAGTTCGGCTGGCACATCATTAAACTCAACAACGTGCGCGACGCGGGTATGCCCGAAGAGCGCCAACGCAATGCCGTGCGCCAATACATCGCCCAGCAGAAAGCCCAACAGGCCACAGGCAACCTCCTGCGCGAGCTGCATTCGGGCAGCTATGTAAACATCCGCTGA
- a CDS encoding AmpG family muropeptide MFS transporter: MTDTQTSTFKQIFSRRMLICIFTGFTSGLPLYFLINLIPAWLRSEHIDLKTIGLFALIGLPFTWKFVWSPVMDAVRLPFLGRRRGWMLVTQIGLLASLAAYAFLNPHQHMAVIMGLSLVVAFFSASQDIVLDAFRREILPDSELGLGNAIHVNAYRVAALVPGSLSLILADIMPWQNVFLITALFMIPGLLMTLFLAREPELPSKAPRTFAQTVVEPFHEFFTRKGVKQALMVLAFIFFYKLGDSMATALATPFYLDMGFSKTDIGLIAKNAGLWPAVIFGIIGGIWMLKLGINKSLWLFGLVQWATILGFAWLASYGHFDTVGLNERLLLAVVIGAEAIGVGLGTAAFVAYMARETNPAFTATQLALFTSLSAVPRTFINATTGFLIEKLGYVDFFWLCFALGVPGMLLLFKVAPWHGGKTGQKPAMQQQ; this comes from the coding sequence ATGACCGATACCCAAACCAGCACATTCAAACAAATCTTCTCACGGCGGATGCTCATCTGCATCTTTACCGGTTTTACTTCCGGCCTGCCGCTGTATTTCCTCATCAACCTCATTCCCGCGTGGCTGCGCAGCGAACACATCGACCTCAAAACCATCGGCCTGTTCGCCCTCATCGGCCTGCCGTTTACCTGGAAATTCGTCTGGTCGCCCGTGATGGACGCCGTGCGCCTGCCCTTTCTCGGACGGCGGCGCGGCTGGATGCTCGTCACCCAAATCGGCCTCTTGGCCTCGCTCGCGGCCTACGCATTCCTCAATCCGCACCAACACATGGCCGTGATTATGGGTTTGTCGCTGGTCGTCGCCTTTTTCTCGGCCAGCCAAGACATCGTGCTTGATGCGTTCCGCCGCGAAATCCTGCCCGACAGCGAACTCGGTTTGGGCAACGCCATCCACGTCAACGCCTACCGCGTCGCCGCGCTCGTGCCCGGTTCGCTCAGCCTGATTCTCGCCGACATCATGCCCTGGCAGAATGTTTTCCTTATTACCGCGCTGTTCATGATTCCCGGCCTGCTGATGACCCTGTTCCTCGCCCGCGAACCCGAACTGCCGTCCAAAGCCCCGCGCACATTCGCCCAAACCGTCGTCGAGCCGTTTCACGAATTTTTCACCCGCAAAGGCGTGAAGCAGGCGCTGATGGTGTTGGCGTTTATTTTCTTCTACAAACTCGGCGACAGCATGGCCACCGCGCTGGCCACGCCGTTTTACCTCGACATGGGCTTCAGCAAAACCGACATCGGCCTGATTGCCAAAAACGCCGGTCTCTGGCCGGCCGTCATCTTCGGCATCATCGGCGGCATCTGGATGCTCAAACTCGGCATCAACAAATCCCTGTGGCTGTTCGGCCTCGTCCAATGGGCGACCATTTTGGGCTTTGCCTGGCTCGCAAGCTACGGCCATTTCGACACCGTCGGTCTCAACGAACGCCTGCTGCTCGCCGTCGTCATCGGCGCCGAAGCCATAGGCGTCGGCTTGGGCACAGCCGCTTTCGTCGCCTACATGGCGCGCGAAACCAACCCCGCATTTACCGCCACCCAGCTTGCGCTGTTTACCAGCCTCTCCGCCGTTCCCCGCACCTTCATCAACGCCACTACCGGCTTTTTGATCGAAAAACTGGGCTACGTCGATTTCTTCTGGCTCTGCTTCGCGCTGGGTGTTCCCGGAATGCTGCTGCTGTTCAAAGTCGCCCCGTGGCACGGCGGCAAAACCGGGCAGAAGCCTGCAATGCAGCAACAATAA
- the aat gene encoding leucyl/phenylalanyl-tRNA--protein transferase, with protein MNIPFLPPQDYRFPNPDYALEHCDGLVGVSADLDRGRLLSAYRSGIFPWFSQNGLFYWFATAPRTVLFPEKLHIGKSLAKTLRNKPYRVTADQTFGKVIAHCAAVPRPGQDGTWIVPEFQTAYTRLHESGHAHSFECWYPDEQGRLKLAGGFYGVQIGSVFYGESMFALAPDASKIAFACAVPYLAERGVQLIDCQQDTEHLARFGSEQMDFHDFQTALRDLNGRPLCRNIGGTVCCNCLPNCVSFR; from the coding sequence ATGAACATTCCCTTTTTACCGCCGCAAGATTACCGTTTTCCCAATCCCGATTACGCGCTGGAACATTGCGACGGCTTGGTCGGCGTGAGCGCGGATTTGGACAGGGGGCGGTTGCTGTCGGCTTACCGCAGCGGCATTTTCCCGTGGTTTTCGCAAAACGGACTGTTTTACTGGTTTGCCACCGCGCCGCGCACGGTGTTGTTCCCCGAAAAACTGCATATCGGTAAATCGCTGGCGAAAACCTTGCGCAACAAGCCTTACCGCGTTACCGCCGACCAAACGTTCGGTAAAGTGATTGCCCATTGCGCCGCCGTACCGCGCCCCGGGCAGGACGGCACATGGATTGTGCCCGAATTTCAGACGGCCTATACGCGCCTGCACGAATCGGGTCATGCGCATTCGTTTGAATGTTGGTATCCCGACGAACAAGGCCGCCTGAAACTCGCAGGCGGCTTTTACGGCGTACAAATCGGCAGCGTGTTTTACGGCGAATCCATGTTCGCCCTCGCGCCCGACGCGAGCAAAATCGCGTTTGCCTGCGCTGTACCGTATCTGGCCGAACGCGGCGTACAACTGATTGACTGCCAGCAGGACACCGAACATTTGGCGCGTTTCGGTTCCGAACAGATGGATTTCCACGATTTTCAGACGGCCTTGCGGGATTTGAACGGCAGGCCGCTGTGTCGGAACATAGGCGGAACAGTATGCTGCAACTGTCTCCCCAACTGCGTCAGTTTCCGCTAA
- the amgK gene encoding N-acetylmuramate/N-acetylglucosamine kinase AmgK → MQRQTELQDWLETVYPDRSFTLSFAAADADFRRYFRAAFSDGSTVVCMDAPPEKMSVAPYLKVQKLFNMVNVPQVLHVDENKGFMVLNDLGSTTFLAAMNQETSEAAHKALLLEAVAELVELQKASRAGDLPEYDREVMLREINLFPEWFVAKELGKELTYKQRQLWQQTVDTLLPPLLEQPKVYVHRDFIVRNLMLQNGRPGVLDFQDALYGPVSYDLVSLLRDAFIEWEEEFVLDLVIRYWEQARAAGLPVPEQFDEFYRWFEWMGVQRHLKVAGIFARLYYRDGKDKYRPEIPRFLNYLRRASRRYVELAPLYALLVELVGDEELETGFTF, encoded by the coding sequence ATGCAACGACAAACCGAATTACAAGACTGGCTGGAAACCGTTTACCCCGACCGCTCCTTTACATTGAGCTTCGCCGCCGCCGACGCCGACTTCCGACGCTACTTCCGCGCGGCATTTTCAGACGGCAGCACCGTCGTCTGCATGGACGCGCCGCCTGAAAAAATGAGCGTCGCCCCTTACCTAAAAGTGCAAAAACTTTTCAATATGGTAAACGTTCCGCAAGTGCTTCATGTTGACGAAAACAAAGGCTTTATGGTGTTGAACGACTTGGGCAGCACCACCTTCCTCGCCGCCATGAATCAGGAAACTTCCGAAGCCGCCCACAAAGCCCTGCTGCTCGAAGCCGTCGCCGAACTCGTCGAATTGCAGAAAGCCAGCCGCGCGGGCGACCTGCCCGAATACGACCGCGAAGTCATGCTGCGCGAAATCAACCTCTTCCCCGAATGGTTCGTCGCCAAAGAGCTCGGCAAAGAACTGACCTACAAACAGCGCCAACTCTGGCAGCAAACCGTCGATACCCTGCTGCCGCCCCTGTTGGAACAGCCCAAAGTGTATGTACACCGCGATTTCATCGTGCGCAACCTGATGCTGCAAAACGGCCGCCCGGGCGTGTTGGATTTCCAAGACGCGCTCTACGGCCCCGTATCCTACGACCTCGTATCCCTGCTGCGCGACGCCTTTATCGAATGGGAAGAAGAATTCGTTTTGGATCTGGTCATCCGCTACTGGGAACAAGCCCGCGCCGCCGGCCTGCCCGTACCCGAGCAGTTCGACGAATTCTACCGCTGGTTCGAATGGATGGGCGTACAACGCCATCTGAAAGTCGCCGGCATCTTCGCCCGCCTCTACTACCGCGACGGCAAAGACAAATACCGCCCCGAAATCCCGCGCTTCCTCAACTACCTGCGCCGCGCCTCCCGCCGCTACGTCGAACTGGCACCGCTTTATGCGCTCTTGGTCGAACTGGTCGGCGACGAAGAATTGGAAACAGGATTTACGTTTTGA